A window of the Branchiostoma floridae strain S238N-H82 chromosome 12, Bfl_VNyyK, whole genome shotgun sequence genome harbors these coding sequences:
- the LOC118427186 gene encoding F-box/LRR-repeat protein 15-like — protein sequence MATGEGFENLTMLDILPWEDVLNKHVLPCLSIPDLFQLRQVNSQALHLVTSFFNSTFKIDLSPYCSKITPDAFRLILGENEVLNALVLSGCKNWLTDRLLVPVLIRNERLLRLNISNCLHLQSETIQAVAESCHSLTALSLKDCHWLNVPSFLMVAVSCRELEKVDLTSCWEINDECIMSLVVACQKITHLSLAKIYGITNQAIDAVAKGCPRLQYLDVQGCWRVNNSAIRNVGEYCKCLQVIKVSDCRDVTEASLARLRLRGVKVDVPAPVGLNLSRLEHTFGHGELVPPLYLQI from the exons atggcgacagGGGAGGGTTTTGAAAA TTTGACAATGTTAGACATTCTACCATGGGAGGATGTCCTGAACAAACATGTCCTGCCTTGTCTCTCCATCCCGGACCTGTTCCAGCTCCGACAGGTCAACTCCCAGGCTCTACATCTCGTCACTTCCTTCTTCAACTCAACCTTTAAGATCGACCTGTCACCTTACTGCAGCAAGATCACTCCAGATGCCTTCCGGTTGATCCTTGGAGAAAACGAAGTCCTGAACGCTCTCGTTTTGTCCGGTTGTAAGAACTGGCTTACAGATCGGCTACTAGTCCCTGTTTTAATTCGTAATGAAAGACTTCTACGACTGAACATTTCTAATTGTTTGCACCTACAAAGTGAGACGATACAAGCGGTAGCGGAAAGCTGTCACTCACTGACTGCGCTATCACTGAAGGACTGCCATTGGCTGAATGTGCCGTCGTTTTTGATGGTCGCAGTGAGCTGTCGGGAGCTGGAGAAAGTGGACTTGACGTCATGTTGGGAAATTAATGATGAGTGTATCATGTCATTGGTGGTGGCGTGCCAGAAGATCACGCATCTTTCACTGGCAAAGATCTACGGGATAACAAACCAAGCGATCGACGCTGTGGCTAAAGGTTGCCCTCGGTTACAATATTTAGATGTACAAGGCTGTTGGAGAGTCAACAACTCTGCTATaag GAACGTcggagaatactgtaaatgtctACAGGTGATTAAAGTATCAGACTGTCGGGACGTGACGGAAGCCAGCCTGGCCCGTCTGCGGCTACGCGGAGTGAAAGTAGACGTCCCCGCTCCCGTCGGTCTCAACCTGTCGCGTTTAGAACACACGTTTGGTCACGGTGAGCTGGTCCCACCGCTGTACCTACAGATCTAA
- the LOC118427572 gene encoding protein-glucosylgalactosylhydroxylysine glucosidase-like, translated as MPNLYVQSYSEESYKQQFLQTRMRTRRLYLALCLTLVLLFINVAAYQTILGNNSKRTKLFATNDQTRNKSRRRRQDADVPDISNSPTIFESDRLPVTGNSTIGYTLNTRLMASIGNGHLATTVYSDTIFVNGLYSGDGFKGRSHRATIPSQNNIRAMLPSEEGAVRRFALDVERGVFFETMTTDQVTVEQRTYAHQFYTRLLVTEIHVTRGQGTGDIVIGLTTNPGSDGQDFLWDSISSPSVASRYRHGTINVTETATSTRSEVHMYWTPVPSSITLASSESQKSVSYIASIDTDQATARESFEIGRQFARSDLYPTHLAAWRKVWDAGRIEVEGNLNLQKIINGALYYILSSLPAQEHYGTANQFYGLSPGGLANGKLLQDYQGHSFWDTETWMYPPILMLHPTLAKDILSYRIHVRGPAYDRAQQNGHQGLRFPWESAFTGVEVTPGDICWECRENQQHITGDIAFAARQYVSATRDLGWLQDENGWELIRETARFWKSRPTFNRKRGLYDINGVMPPDEFHHTVNNSIYTNVVAKLSMDFANYTACLVGEAEETAGEVESWVTDVGDRLYLPEITDEKYHPEFEGYPKGELIKQADVILLGYPLMWKMSDEVRKNDLNVYEEVTDPTGPAMTWSMFCIGWLELQEYSKASQMFQDSYSIYVKEPFKIWTEAHQGLGAVNFITGMGGFLQAVLFGYGGFRLHVDHLDLNPVLPPDTDSMKIYGLDYLGSSLDFTISRDQVTINVTSLGGDYPLEIKAGDTSYTLQEGVPVQLPRGPASIATTRQDSNRCTPPVVGDGTADRLKATLWMLLLSVLLIAMQ; from the exons ATGCCAAATCTGTACGTCCAAAGTTACAGTGAAGAATCATACAAACA GCAATTTTTGCAGACAAGGATGAGGACTCGCCGTCTGTACCTGGCCCTGTGCCTCACCCTTGTCCTGTTATTCATCAATGTGGCTGCCTACCAGACCATTCTTGGGAACAACAGCAAGAGAACAAAACTGTTTGCCACAAATGACCAGACTCGGAACAAGTCAAGGAGAAGGAGACAGGACGCAGATGTGCCTGATATCAGCAACAGTCCTACCATTTTTGAATCTGATAG GCTACCAGTGACAGGCAACTCCACCATTGGCTACACCCTGAACACACGCCTCATGGCATCCATTGGCAACGGTCACCTAGCAACAACAGTGTACAGCGACACTATATTTGTCAACGGACTGTACAGTGGCGATGGATTTAAAG GCAGAAGTCATCGGGCTacaattccttctcaaaacaaCATTCGGGCAATGCTGCCTTCTGAAGAGGGTGCAGTGCGGAGATTTGCACTTGATGTTGAGAGAG GTGTTTTCTTTGAGACCATGACAACAGACCAGGTAACCGTGGAACAGCGAACATACGCACACCAGTTCTACACGCGACTTCTGGTGACGGAGATTCACGTGACACGGGGGCAAGGCACCGGGGACATTGTGATTGGCTTAACAACAAATCCTGGGTCTGATGGCCAAGACTTCCTGTGGGACTCCATCTCCTCCCCTTCTGTAGCTAGCCG GTACAGACACGGTACCATCAATGTGACAGAAACAGCAACCAGCACCAGATCTGAAGTACACATGTACTGGACACCAGTTCCGAGTTCCATCACACTGGCAAGTTCTGA ATCACAGAAGAGCGTTTCATACATCGCCTCCATCGACACAGACCAAGCAACGGCCAGGGAATCCTTCGAAATCGGGCGACAGTTTGCTCGCAGCGATCTCTACCCAACTCACTTGGCAGCCTGGAGAAAGGTGTGGGATGCAGGACGTATTGAAGTGGAGGGGAACTTGAATCTACAGAAGATCATCAACGGTGCTCTGTATTATATCCTGAGCTCTCTACCTGCTCAGGAACACTACGGGACAGCTAATCAGTTCTATGGACTCAGTCCAGGAGGACTGGCCAATGGGAAACTTCTACAG GACTACCAAGGCCACTCGTTCTGGGACACAGAAACCTGGATGTACCCACCTATCCTCATGCTGCACCCAACACTAGCTAAGGACATCCTGAGCTACAGGATACATGTCAGAGGGCCTGCCTATGATCGGGCACAACAAAATGGGCACCAGGGACTCAGGTTCCCCTGGGAAAGTGCTTTCACTGGTGTTGAG GTCACTCCAGGTGACATCTGTTGGGAGTGCCGAGAAAACCAGCAGCACATCACCGGAGACATCGCGTTCGCAGCCCGCCAGTACGTCTCCGCGACACGCGACCTCGGCTGGTTACAGGACGAGAACGGCTGGGAGCTCATCAGGGAGACGGCCAGGTTCTGGAAAAGCCGACCGACCTTCAATCGGAAAAGGGGGCTGTACGATATAAATG GGGTCATGCCACCGGATGAATTCCACCATACAGTCAACAACTCCATCTACACCAATGTGGTGGCCAAACTCAGTATGGACTTTGCTAACTACACGGCATGTCTGGTGGGAGAGGCAGAGGAAACAGCTGGGGAGGTGGAGTCCTGGGTCACAGATGTGGGGGATAGGCTTTACCTACCAGAGATTACTGATGAAAAATATCACCCAGAGTTTGAGGGGTATCCAAAAG GAGAACTGATCAAACAGGCAGATGTCATCCTCCTGGGCTACCCCTTGATGTGGAAGATGTCAGATGAAGTAAGGAAGAATGACCTGAATGTCTATGAAGAG GTGACGGACCCTACAGGCCCAGCCATGACATGGAGCATGTTCTGTATTGGGTGGTTGGAGCTGCAGGAGTACAGCAAGGCCAGTCAGATGTTCCAGGACAGCTACAGTATCTATGTCAAGGAGCCTTTCAAG ATTTGGACAGAAGCACACCAGGGTTTGGGTGCAGTTAACTTCATCACAGGCATGGGAGGGTTTCTGCAGGCCGTGCTGTTTGGGTACGGCGGGTTCCGTCTACATGTGGACCATCTGGACCTCAACCCTGTTCTACCACCAGACACAGACAG CATGAAAATCTATGGTTTAGACTACTTGGGTTCCTCTTTAGACTTCACCATCAGCAGGGACCAGGTCACCATTAATGTAACCTCCCTGGGAGGGGACTATCCATTAGAGATAAAGGCAGGTGATACCAGCTACACTCTCCAGGAAG GAGTTCCAGTACAGCTGCCCCGTGGTCCTGCTTCCATAGCAACAACCAGGCAGGACTCTAACAGATGCACGCCCCCTGTGGTGGGAGACGGTACTGCAGACAGGCTCAAAGCTACCCTCTGGATGCTCCTGCTTTCTGTGCTTCTAATAGCAATGCAATAG
- the LOC118427586 gene encoding transcriptional regulator ATRX homolog, whose product MSANRTKKSSKIRSTGDVSGKSPGPKAQAARCGFCNLGYEVERTCDTLYVADGVAAHFLCMLYSSGLIQEDSDSSQFEDFGMFNPEDVKKEIKRGLQLSCSVCHKKGATIGCDRKMCTKTCHYKCGMDYDYVFEENPDEGQFLMYCPKHKDLTTDADDDDENWRSSDEEERDEEQDDENTDPSWDASPSKRSTPKRKSERKKGRPAKKRGQRNDDSSPRRSKRSRTTVKYQETDEESFSDEDMLIPVGRRMSPKKEKKIKEKAQDDEDEDADKETSEQEDEADDEEDGSGDKRMDRKHVRTMKEKDQDEEDEDTPDDDEDDESGDEKMEKKDDKTQKTGASDFWDQSRKAGTLGTVCTRVKQAMQSALKKIQDNTASEIERAAVLSFMETTRLMEQIEEEQKKDSGKKRNGQTRAEQPEDSEDEQDVPPKKAARFHSPRKGVKK is encoded by the exons ATGTCGGCTAATCGAACAAAGAAATCGTCGAAGATCAGATCTACTGGCGATGTTAGCGGGAAGAGTCCCGGCCCGAAAGCCCAGGCGGCCCGGTGCGGGTTCTGTAACCTCGGGTATGAAGTGGAGAGGACCTGCGATACGCTGTATGTGGCTGACGGGGTGGCCGCCCACTTCTTGTGCATG CTGTACTCCAGTGGGCTGATCCAGGAGGACAGTGACTCGTCACAGTTTGAGGATTTTGGGATGTTCAACCCAGAAgatgtgaagaaagaaataaagcGTGGGCTGCAGTTG AGCTGCAGTGTTTGCCACAAGAAGGGAGCCACCATCGGCTGTGACAGGAAAATGTGTACCAAGACGTGCCACTACAAGTGTGGCATGGATTATGACTATGTATTTGAAGAAAACCCTGATGAAGGACAGTTCTT AATGTACTGTCCAAAACACAAGGACTTGACAACTGATGCAGATGATGACGATGAAAATTGGAGGTCATCAGATGAGGAAGAGCGAGATGAAGAACAAGATGACGAGAACACAGATCCGAGCTGGGACGCCTCTCCTTCCAAGAGATCCACCCCTAAGAGAAAGTCTGAGAGGAAGAAAGGACGTCCTGCTAAGAAAAGAGGCCAAAGGAATGACGATAGCAGTCCTCGAAGAAG TAAACGCTCGCGGACCACTGTGAAGTACCAAGAAACGGACGAAGAGTCCTTCTCTGATGAGGATATGCTCATACCTGTGGGACGAAGG ATGTCACCCAAGAAGGAGAAAAAGATCAAGGAGAAAGCCcaagatgatgaagatgaggatGCTGACAAGGAAACTAGTGAACAGGAGGATGAAGCGGATGATGAAGAGGATGGAAGTGGAGATAAAAGGATGGACCG TAAGCATGTACGGACCATGAAGGAGAAAGACCAAGATGAGGAGGATGAAGatacaccagatgatgatgaagatgatgagagTGGAGATGAAAAGATGGAGaagaaagatgataaaacacAAAAGACAG GAGCTTCGGACTTTTGGGACCAGAGCAGGAAGGCTGGGACGCTGGGTACTGTCTGTACCAGGGTCAAACAGGCCATGCAGTCAGCTCTGAAAAAAATCCAGGACAACACTGCTTCTGAAATAG AGCGTGCAGCAGTTCTAAGCTTCATGGAAACTACTAGACTAATGGAACAGATAGAGGAGGAACAGAAGAAGGACAGTGGTAAGAAGAGGAATGGACAGACCAGGGCCGAACAACCAGAAGACAGTGAAGATGAACAAGACGTCCCACCTAAGAAAGCTGCTCGGTTTCATTCTCCAAGGAAAGGGGTGAAGAAATAG
- the LOC118427575 gene encoding cysteine--tRNA ligase, cytoplasmic-like: MADGEQARRKRTQPAWAPPAGSQDTPLKLYNSLTRKKEVFVPQKGRRVGWYSCGPTVYDTSHMGHARSYISFDILRRVMKDYFNYDVLYAMNITDIDDKIIKRARQNYLLEQYMDKKPSRKQLLDDTQTAMKPYREKLDRETDPDKKAMLQRITNKVEETVAKLEQIAENSPDASKEDELKKALVGDARDPLSEWLDSMHGSEVTDNSIFTKLPQHFEAEFHKDMEALNVLPADVLTRVSEYIPEVIEYVQTIIDKGYGYESNKSVYFDTTKFDGADSHFYAKLVPEAFGDSKAMLEGEGDLSISQDRLSEKRSTTDFALWKASKPGEPSWDSPWGMGRPGWHIECSVMASSILGGSLDIHTGGYDLKFPHHDNEIAQAEAYYDNDHWVRYFLHSGHLTIEGCKMSKSLKNFITIQEALSKYSSRQLRLGFLLHSWKDTLDYSSDTMGTAVKYEKMINEFFLTVKDVLRTDAPPFLKWDKAELQLAESFQQRKEGVHQALCDNIDTRATMDQMRELVSDSNVYLKEKRDARQQPDHALLRDIAAYLTRMLKIFGAIEGEELIGFPVGGTSQAANLEETVMPYLSTMAEFRDKVRQVARQEKAKEILQLCDGLRDDVLPQLGVRLEDHEGLPPVVKLVDKETLLKEREEKIKIEEEKRRQKEEKQRKQQELQAAKEAKRRIPPSEMFLKDTDKYSSFDDTGFPTHDKEGKELSKGQQKKLRKLYEAQEKLYSEFLKSQQDGLINGAEGK, translated from the exons atggcggacggaGAGCAAG CTCGTCGCAAGCGGACTCAGCCTGCATGGGCCCCTCCAGCAGGGAGTCAGGACACCCCCCTCAAACTCTACAATAGTCTCACCCGCAAGAAG GAGGTTTTTGTGCCCCAGAAAGGGCGCAGGGTCGGCTGGTACAGCTGTGGTCCCACAGTGTACGACACCTCCCACATGGGTCACGCCAGGTCGTACATCTCGTTCGACATCCTGCGCAGGGTCATGAAGGACTACTTCAACTACGACGTGCTGTACGCCATGAATATCACCGACATCGATGACAAG ATCATCAAACGTGCCAGACAAAACTACCTACTTGAACAGTACATGGACAAGAAGCCGTCTCGTAAGCAGCTTCTTGATGATACACAGACAGCTATGAAG CCTTACAGGGAGAAACTAGACAGAGAAACTGACCCTGACAAGAAGGCCATGTTACAGAGAATAACA AACAAAGTGGAAGAAACAGTTGCAAAGCTGGAGCAGATAGCAGAAAACAGCCCAGATGCCAGTAAAGAGGATGAACTCAAAAAG GCTCTTGTAGGGGATGCGAGGGACCCACTGTCTGAGTGGCTGGACTCTATG CATGGGTCTGAGGTGACTGACAACTCCATCTTCACCAAGTTGCCTCAGCATTTTGAGGCAGAATTTCACAAGGACATGGAAGCCCTGAAT GTGTTGCCAGCAGATGTCCTGACCCGAGTGAGCGAATACATCCCTGAAGTCATAGAATATGTGCAGACTATCATAGACAAGGGCTATGG GTATGAGTCCAACAAGTCGGTGTATTTTGACACCACCAAGTTTGATGGTGCAGACTCCCACTTCTATGCAAAACTGGTGCCTGAAGCCTTCGGAGACAGCAAAGCAATGTTAGAGGGTGAAG GTGACTTGAGTATATCCCAGGACCGTCTGAGTGAGAAGAGGTCGACCACTGACTTCGCTCTGTGGAAAGCCTCCAAACCTGGGGAGCCTTCATGGGACTCTCCCTGGGGCATG GGTCGACCAGGGTGGCACATTGAGTGTTCTGTGATGGCCAGCTCCATACTGGGAGGTTCACTAGACATCCACACAGGAGGGTACGACCTCAAGTTCCCTCATCATGACAACGAAATCGCACAGGCCGAG GCTTACTACGACAATGACCACTGGGTGCGCTACTTTCTCCACTCCGGCCACCTGACCATCGAGGGCTGTAAGATGTCCAAGTCCCTGAAGAACTTCATCACAATCCAGGAGGCCCTGTCCAAGTACAGCTCCCGCCAGCTCCGGCTGGGCTTCCTGCTGCACTCATGGAAGGACACTCTGGACTACAGCTCTGACACCATGGGCACTGCCGTCAAGTATGAGAAGATGATCAAT GAGTTTTTCCTGACTGTAAAGGATGTCTTGAGAACAGATGCACCCCCTTTTCTGAAGTGGGACAAGGCAGAGCTTCAGCTTGCAgaaag TTTCCAACAGAGGAAAGAAGGAGTTCACCAGGCACTATGTG ACAACATTGACACGAGGGCGACCATGGACCAGATGCGTGAGCTGGTGTCCGACAGTAACGTCTACCTGAAGGAGAAGAGAGACGCCCGGCAACAGCCTGACCACGCCCTGCTCAGGGACATAGCAGCCTACCTCACCAGAATGCTGAAG ATCTTTGGTGCTATTGAAGGAGAAGAGCTTATAGGTTTCCCTGTGGGTGGTACAAGTCAGGCAGCAAAT TTGGAAGAAACAGTGATGCCGTACCTCAGCACAATGGCTGAGTTCAGAGACAAGGTGCGGCAAGTAGCTCGCCAAGAGAAAG CTAAAGAGATCCTGCAGCTGTGTGACGGGCTGCGTGACGATGTCCTGCCGCAGCTGGGGGTGAGACTGGAGGACCACGAGGGGCTGCCTCCGGTCGTCAAATTAGTGGACAAGGAGACTCTTCTCAAGGAGAGGGAGGAGAAGATTAAA ATTGAAGAAGAAAAGCGACgccagaaagaagaaaaacaacggAAACAACAAGAACTTCAG GCAGCCAAAGAGGCCAAGAGAAGAATCCCTCCATCAGAGATGTTCCTGAAGGACACAGACAAGTACTCCAGCTTTGACGACACG GGGTTCCCAACACATGACAAGGAGGGAAAAGAGCTCAGCAAGGGCCAGCAGAAGAAGTTGCGGAAGCTGTACGAAGCTCAGGAAAAACTGTACAGTGAGTTTTTGAAGAGTCAACAGGACGGGCTAATCAATGGTGCGGAGGGGAAATGA
- the LOC118427589 gene encoding cytosolic arginine sensor for mTORC1 subunit 2-like, translating to MELYVLEHRLQVGSIPRDAIAPFTHGLVKLILLRDKTKCKFLSLTRTADEYSIIIDQEGLKELEPLSDQLSLVNSVWYAQNVSAGALGSGTGKASGITKIAKALILPLAEAQVPVFVMSTYQTDFILVQEKDLDTSIECLRSHFKIFREVEGETIEVPNSGSKGETTPTRGETNSREISHPLVAPPTRFSVTSLDPDTLPKVATILLDILFYADPSPEGSDADFFSFSIIDGDISLVMDTETLTRFPSNALFTSATGECWKMIKIGAVPLGFDECGIVAQVSEPLAEADISMYYISTYRYDHTLVPEEEMDGVVKVLLSRKAKINGAASSEGKEGEEDKDKTQSSSCTEGMDCSEAPSSAPVEREETMEQQDPTTSEPANTYY from the coding sequence ATGGAGTTGTACGTGCTCGAGCACCGGCTGCAGGTGGGCAGTATCCCGCGGGACGCCATCGCCCCCTTCACGCACGGGCTGGTCAAACTCATCCTGCTACGGGACAAGACCAAGTGTAAGTTCCTCAGCCTGACCAGAACCGCCGATGAGTACTCCATCATCATCGACCAGGAAGGTCTGAAGGAACTGGAGCCGCTGAGCGATCAGCTCAGCCTGGTCAACAGCGTGTGGTACGCGCAGAACGTCTCGGCGGGCGCCTTGGGGAGCGGCACCGGCAAGGCTTCCGGGATCACCAAGATCGCCAAGGCGCTCATCCTCCCGCTAGCCGAGGCGCAGGTCCCTGTCTTCGTCATGTCCACCTACCAGACGGACTTTATCCTGGTCCAGGAGAAGGATCTCGACACGTCTATCGAGTGCTTACGGTCACATTTCAAGATCTTCCGGGAGGTGGAAGGCGAGACCATCGAGGTGCCCAACAGCGGCTCCAAGGGCGAGACCACGCCCACCCGAGGTGAGACGAACAGCCGAGAAATCAGCCACCCGTTAGTGGCCCCTCCCACCCGCTTCTCTGTCACTAGCCTGGACCCAGACACTCTCCCTAAGGTTGCCACCATCCTTCTGGACATCTTATTTTATGCCGACCCCTCCCCGGAAGGGAGCGATGCCGACTTTTTCTCCTTCTCCATCATCGATGGCGACATCTCCCTCGTCATGGATACGGAAACCTTGACTCGATTTCCTAGCAACGCCCTGTTTACCTCGGCAACGGGGGAGTGTTGGAAGATGATCAAAATTGGGGCGGTGCCGCTAGGATTTGACGAGTGCGGGATTGTAGCGCAGGTGTCTGAGCCGCTAGCGGAGGCAGACATCTCCATGTACTACATCAGTACGTACCGCTACGACCACACGTTAGTGCCAGAGGAAGAAATGGACGGAGTAGTAAAGGTTCTATTAAGTAGGAAAGCTAAAATCAATGGGGCAGCATCTTCCGAGGGTAAGGAAGGAGAGGAAGACAAAGACAAGACGCAATCATCAAGTTGTACAGAAGGGATGGATTGTAGCGAAGCGCCGTCGTCTGCGCCGGTAGAACGAGAAGAAACGATGGAACAACAAGACCCCACGACAAGCGAACCTGCCAACACTTACTACTGA